A window from Planococcus maritimus encodes these proteins:
- the glsA gene encoding glutaminase A, producing MTVQNNPRITEQLEAWVKENRGHAVLGTTAQYIPALGKVDPGKLGICMIDEDGHYYCAGDTDKEFTLQSISKALTFVALSCHYGLDFVLERVDVEPTGEAFNSIVPFEIHRPNKPFNPFINAGAITISSLLPGRNGQKKFEFLKGFLEELLGHPIEIDKEVYDSEWATSHRNRALAYYLKEANFLELEVEEALDIYISQCAIKISVKDLALLGLILAYDGYNPITKVKHFSEEIAQVTKVLMVTCGMYNSSGNFAAHVGIPAKSGVSGGIMAAVPPKLHSQTYEFRAGAGIGVYGPAIDVQGNSAAGTMMLRQISKEWDLSIF from the coding sequence ATGACGGTGCAAAATAATCCGCGCATCACCGAGCAGCTTGAAGCTTGGGTGAAAGAAAACAGAGGGCATGCCGTTCTGGGCACCACAGCCCAGTACATACCGGCCTTAGGGAAAGTGGACCCAGGTAAACTTGGGATTTGCATGATCGACGAAGATGGCCATTATTATTGTGCAGGAGATACAGACAAAGAGTTCACATTGCAAAGTATATCCAAGGCGCTGACATTCGTTGCACTCAGCTGTCATTATGGATTGGACTTCGTCTTAGAGCGGGTGGATGTCGAGCCGACGGGCGAAGCGTTCAATTCGATCGTACCCTTTGAAATTCACCGGCCGAACAAGCCGTTCAATCCATTTATCAACGCAGGAGCCATTACGATTTCCTCGCTGCTACCTGGCCGGAACGGGCAAAAGAAATTTGAGTTTTTAAAAGGATTCTTAGAAGAACTGCTCGGCCATCCCATTGAAATCGACAAGGAAGTTTACGATTCCGAATGGGCGACATCACACCGTAACCGGGCACTCGCGTATTACTTAAAAGAAGCGAATTTCCTTGAGCTTGAAGTGGAAGAAGCGCTCGACATCTACATTAGCCAATGCGCGATCAAGATTTCTGTGAAGGACCTGGCGCTGCTTGGCTTGATCCTCGCTTACGATGGCTATAACCCAATCACTAAAGTCAAACATTTCTCGGAAGAAATCGCGCAAGTAACGAAAGTATTGATGGTCACTTGCGGCATGTACAATTCATCCGGCAATTTTGCGGCGCATGTCGGCATTCCAGCGAAAAGTGGTGTTTCAGGCGGTATCATGGCCGCTGTTCCGCCAAAGCTCCACTCGCAAACTTATGAATTCCGCGCAGGGGCGGGCATTGGCGTTTACGGGCCGGCAATCGACGTGCAAGGCAATAGCGCTGCCGGCACAATGATGCTTCGCCAAATTTCAAAAGAGTGGGATTTAAGCATTTTTTGA